The following are encoded together in the Cyanobacterium aponinum PCC 10605 genome:
- the ppsA gene encoding phosphoenolpyruvate synthase translates to MVHSAPERIVSSPKQDKFVLWFEEVGIEDVPLVGGKNASLGEMIQQLSAKGVNVPTGFATTAYAYRYFIKKAGLETQLRRVFANLDVEDLPNLQAVGRQARALVLNTPFPKELELAISDAYFKLCQRYGADPSLCTTEDEEEIMRMRNCAYDTDVAVRSSATAEDLPDASFAGQQETYLNVHGVKNVLEACHKCFASIFTDRAISYRTVKNFDHFEVALSVGVQKMVRSDLASSGVMFSIDTETGFKDAAFVTAAYGLGENVVQGAVNPDEFFVFKPTLKEGYKPILNKRLGTKEIKMVYDLGGGKQVKNVPVSESERLQYAITDDEALLLAKWACIIEDHYSEKRGQYSPMDIEWAKDGQTGELFIVQARPETVQSQKSGSILRDYKLKGTSNILVNGRAVGEMIGQGKARVILDVHKIGEFKAGEVLVTNKTDPDWEPIMKKASAIVTNQGGRTCFDGNTKILTNQGFMTLQQIYDQGYQGLSTIAFNPETQKMEWKPILDVMKRRSHLMTVSVSQTGRVLDNILSVTPDHKMVNLRQGEYVKTEVQEMLSQKEMVLVSQSIPTLPINNEGEDLDLAYLLGGIITDGGVYLRGNRGEVQFIQKETPEKEAFIATMNEKMTSVYGKSFTPYLKAESSGYIRGEKVTGQATAYRLHSKAIALNIQAQEANITQQLLTNSTEFAYNFLAGVIDGDGCYHKNRINIYISEENLLQAVIIACLKINTVPQVTRNRNIHNVQIVEKLEEILQYTQRVKGDITPRQVQTRFFSASQLLSDDVTGQLKLRKDKNLLISEKQLRETGGYESLLDSDVRMQRIIKVSEPQPADVYNITVADHHNYLVFTSKYTPIVVCNCHAAIIAREMGIPAIVGCGNATGILKTGQEITVSCSEGEEGRVYEGLVPFDIIETPLDNLPKTRTKILMNVGNPEEAFKLASIPCDGVGLARLEFIIANHIKAHPLALMKYDELTDESVKKEIAELTLGYENKADFFVDKVAQGVGTIAAAFYPNPVVVRMSDFKSNEYANLLGGADFEPKEENPMIGWRGASRYYDEKYREAYGLECKALKRVRDDMGLTNVIPMIPFCRTPYEGRRVLAEMEKHGLKRGENGLQVYVMCEIPSNVILADQYSEIFDGFSIGSNDLTQLTLGLDRDSSLVAHIFDERNDAVKDMVRMVIEKAKRNNRKIGICGQAPSDYPEFARFLVELGIDSMSLNPDSLLKTLLDIAKLEERLDANR, encoded by the coding sequence ATGGTACACTCTGCCCCAGAAAGAATTGTATCCTCCCCAAAACAAGATAAGTTTGTACTCTGGTTTGAAGAGGTAGGTATTGAAGATGTGCCTCTAGTGGGAGGGAAAAACGCTTCTTTGGGAGAAATGATCCAGCAATTGAGTGCAAAAGGTGTAAATGTCCCTACAGGCTTTGCTACTACTGCTTATGCTTATCGCTACTTTATCAAAAAAGCAGGTTTAGAAACCCAATTACGCCGTGTATTCGCTAATTTAGATGTGGAAGATTTGCCCAATTTACAAGCTGTTGGTCGTCAGGCTAGGGCATTAGTATTAAATACTCCTTTCCCCAAAGAATTAGAGTTAGCCATTTCTGATGCTTATTTTAAACTATGTCAACGGTATGGTGCTGATCCTAGTCTTTGTACCACCGAGGATGAAGAAGAAATAATGCGAATGCGAAATTGTGCTTATGATACAGATGTAGCAGTCAGATCCTCGGCAACGGCGGAAGATTTACCTGATGCTAGTTTTGCGGGACAACAGGAGACTTATTTAAACGTTCACGGGGTAAAAAATGTTTTAGAAGCCTGTCACAAGTGTTTTGCTTCCATTTTCACCGATCGCGCTATCTCTTATCGTACCGTGAAAAATTTTGATCACTTTGAGGTTGCCTTATCTGTGGGTGTGCAAAAAATGGTGCGATCGGACCTTGCTTCTTCAGGGGTAATGTTCAGTATCGACACAGAAACAGGTTTTAAGGATGCGGCTTTCGTGACTGCGGCTTATGGTTTGGGGGAAAACGTGGTACAAGGTGCTGTTAATCCTGATGAATTTTTCGTCTTTAAACCCACTTTGAAAGAAGGCTACAAACCGATTTTGAATAAACGCCTCGGCACAAAAGAGATCAAAATGGTCTATGATTTAGGCGGAGGAAAACAGGTGAAAAACGTTCCTGTGTCTGAATCTGAAAGGTTACAATATGCTATCACTGACGATGAGGCTTTACTGTTGGCAAAATGGGCGTGTATTATTGAAGACCATTACAGTGAAAAGCGGGGACAATATAGCCCTATGGACATAGAATGGGCTAAAGATGGTCAAACTGGTGAATTATTTATCGTTCAAGCCCGTCCTGAAACGGTACAATCGCAAAAATCTGGCAGTATCCTCCGTGACTATAAACTCAAAGGCACAAGTAATATTCTTGTAAATGGTCGTGCAGTGGGAGAAATGATCGGACAGGGCAAAGCTCGTGTTATCCTTGATGTCCATAAAATTGGGGAATTTAAAGCTGGTGAAGTGCTTGTAACGAACAAAACCGATCCAGATTGGGAACCAATTATGAAAAAAGCAAGCGCGATCGTTACTAATCAGGGGGGAAGAACTTGTTTTGATGGCAATACAAAAATCCTCACCAATCAAGGCTTCATGACGTTACAACAAATTTATGATCAAGGTTATCAAGGTTTATCCACTATTGCCTTTAATCCCGAAACTCAGAAAATGGAATGGAAACCCATACTAGATGTGATGAAACGGCGATCGCACCTTATGACAGTCAGTGTATCTCAAACAGGACGAGTTTTAGACAATATTCTCAGTGTCACCCCCGATCATAAAATGGTAAACCTTCGTCAAGGGGAATATGTGAAAACTGAAGTTCAAGAGATGTTAAGCCAAAAAGAAATGGTGTTAGTATCTCAAAGTATTCCCACTTTACCCATTAATAACGAGGGTGAAGACCTTGATTTAGCTTACTTACTTGGTGGCATTATTACCGATGGTGGAGTATATCTACGGGGTAATCGAGGAGAAGTCCAATTTATCCAAAAAGAAACTCCCGAAAAAGAAGCCTTCATTGCCACCATGAATGAAAAGATGACGTCAGTTTACGGTAAATCCTTTACCCCTTATCTCAAAGCAGAATCATCGGGTTATATTCGAGGAGAAAAAGTAACAGGACAAGCTACAGCCTATCGTTTACATTCTAAAGCGATCGCGCTGAATATACAAGCCCAAGAAGCCAATATCACCCAACAACTATTAACCAATAGCACCGAATTTGCCTATAATTTCCTCGCAGGAGTTATTGACGGTGATGGATGCTATCACAAAAACCGCATCAATATTTATATCTCCGAAGAAAACTTACTTCAAGCGGTAATCATTGCTTGTTTAAAAATTAACACTGTACCTCAAGTTACCCGAAATCGAAACATTCATAATGTTCAAATCGTGGAAAAACTAGAGGAAATTTTACAATATACCCAACGAGTCAAAGGAGATATTACCCCTCGTCAAGTTCAAACTCGCTTTTTCAGTGCCTCTCAACTATTATCAGATGATGTTACAGGACAACTAAAACTCCGTAAAGACAAAAATCTGCTCATTTCTGAAAAACAACTCCGTGAAACTGGTGGCTATGAATCATTGTTAGATAGTGATGTCAGAATGCAACGGATAATTAAAGTTAGTGAACCTCAACCTGCGGACGTTTATAATATTACCGTAGCCGATCACCATAACTATTTAGTATTCACCAGTAAATATACTCCCATCGTAGTTTGTAACTGTCACGCCGCAATTATCGCCCGTGAAATGGGTATTCCAGCCATCGTTGGTTGTGGTAATGCCACAGGTATCCTCAAAACAGGGCAAGAAATTACTGTATCTTGTTCCGAAGGAGAAGAAGGACGAGTGTATGAAGGTTTAGTACCCTTTGATATTATTGAAACTCCTTTAGACAATTTACCCAAAACTCGCACAAAAATTTTGATGAATGTGGGGAATCCTGAAGAAGCCTTCAAATTAGCTTCTATTCCTTGCGATGGCGTTGGTTTAGCCCGTTTAGAGTTCATTATCGCTAATCATATCAAAGCGCATCCTCTAGCGTTAATGAAATATGATGAACTAACCGATGAATCTGTCAAGAAAGAGATTGCCGAGTTAACTTTGGGTTACGAAAACAAAGCTGATTTCTTCGTTGATAAAGTTGCTCAAGGTGTAGGTACGATCGCAGCCGCTTTCTATCCCAATCCAGTGGTAGTAAGGATGTCAGACTTCAAGTCCAATGAGTATGCTAACTTGTTAGGCGGTGCTGACTTTGAACCCAAAGAAGAAAACCCGATGATTGGTTGGCGTGGTGCGTCTCGTTACTACGATGAAAAATACCGTGAAGCCTACGGTTTAGAATGTAAAGCTCTTAAACGTGTCCGTGATGACATGGGTTTAACAAACGTAATTCCGATGATTCCTTTCTGTCGTACTCCCTACGAAGGTCGCCGAGTATTAGCAGAGATGGAAAAACATGGTTTAAAACGGGGTGAAAATGGCTTACAAGTCTATGTAATGTGTGAAATTCCTAGTAACGTCATTTTAGCGGATCAATATAGCGAAATCTTTGATGGTTTCTCTATTGGTTCAAATGACCTAACACAGTTAACATTAGGACTCGATCGAGATTCTTCATTAGTAGCACATATCTTCGATGAACGCAACGACGCAGTTAAGGATATGGTACGCATGGTAATTGAAAAAGCGAAACGCAATAATCGCAAAATCGGTATTTGTGGACAAGCCCCCAGTGATTATCCTGAATTTGCCCGTTTCTTAGTAGAATTAGGCATTGACTCTATGAGTTTAAATCCCGATTCATTATTAAAAACATTGCTCGATATTGCTAA
- a CDS encoding type II toxin-antitoxin system HicA family toxin — MTQKLNKLGFEFYPMAKEDHEIWFNPKTKAKTTIPHHREIKEGTLRNILKQAKIDVDTFLTI; from the coding sequence ATTACTCAAAAACTAAATAAATTAGGCTTTGAATTTTATCCTATGGCGAAAGAAGATCATGAAATTTGGTTTAATCCCAAAACTAAAGCTAAAACAACTATTCCCCATCATCGAGAAATTAAAGAAGGTACACTAAGAAATATTTTAAAACAAGCTAAAATCGACGTAGATACTTTTCTGACAATATAG
- a CDS encoding hybrid sensor histidine kinase/response regulator, with protein sequence MNNILTTTILIVEDELIAAESLALDLKKLGYHISAVVNSGEKAISQVEKSPPDLILMDIMLKGKMDGISAAQQIYHQWKIPIIYLSAYADTDTLQRAKATPVYGYLVKPYKIADISTTISMALAKYREDKHTEEELCAEKKINELKSRALATASHDLRTPLTNILGYTELIRDYGDRISPDKKERYFNFIKSAVGKMKDSLEDLLLISRAEEGKVTLYPQNFNLVEYLEILVEEYKNLSDEHQIKLCTNDNQYDVCLDQKILNHILHNLLSNAIKYSPQGGEVRLKLDKNEEEIILEIEDDGIGIPEDYQDKLFHLFERGNNVGNIKGNGLGLSIVKKAVELCQGNIFVESEENKGSKFTVVLPRVSL encoded by the coding sequence ATGAATAATATCCTCACCACCACAATCTTAATTGTCGAAGATGAATTAATTGCCGCCGAGAGTCTAGCTCTGGATTTGAAGAAATTAGGCTACCATATCAGTGCGGTGGTTAATAGTGGTGAAAAAGCCATTTCTCAGGTAGAAAAATCCCCTCCTGATTTAATTTTGATGGATATTATGTTAAAGGGGAAAATGGACGGTATTAGTGCGGCACAGCAGATTTATCATCAGTGGAAAATTCCGATTATTTATTTAAGTGCCTATGCTGACACAGATACTCTACAAAGAGCAAAAGCAACTCCCGTTTATGGTTATTTAGTAAAGCCTTACAAAATTGCCGACATTAGCACTACTATTAGCATGGCATTGGCTAAATATAGGGAAGATAAGCATACAGAAGAAGAATTGTGTGCCGAAAAAAAAATTAATGAATTGAAAAGTCGGGCTCTTGCCACGGCATCCCATGATTTGCGTACACCCTTAACTAACATTCTCGGCTATACTGAGTTAATTCGAGATTATGGCGATCGCATCTCCCCCGATAAAAAAGAAAGATATTTTAACTTTATTAAGTCTGCGGTGGGTAAAATGAAAGACTCTCTTGAGGACTTATTGCTAATTAGTCGGGCAGAAGAAGGCAAAGTAACCCTTTACCCGCAAAACTTTAACCTTGTGGAATATCTGGAAATATTGGTAGAAGAATATAAAAACCTCTCTGATGAACACCAAATCAAACTATGCACCAATGATAATCAATATGATGTTTGTTTAGACCAAAAAATACTTAATCACATCTTACACAATCTTTTGTCTAACGCTATTAAATATTCCCCCCAAGGAGGAGAAGTCCGTTTAAAGTTAGATAAGAATGAAGAAGAAATTATTTTAGAAATTGAAGATGACGGAATTGGCATTCCCGAAGACTATCAAGACAAATTATTTCACCTGTTCGAGAGAGGCAATAATGTTGGTAACATTAAAGGTAATGGCTTAGGATTATCTATTGTTAAAAAAGCTGTTGAGTTATGTCAAGGCAATATCTTCGTGGAAAGCGAAGAAAACAAAGGCAGTAAGTTCACTGTAGTTCTGCCAAGAGTGTCTTTGTGA
- a CDS encoding DUF4230 domain-containing protein has protein sequence MNNFINARFLKATPILIKGSLTIFIAVGTFSAWQTTRNLWRNFTGMFNYQVTSPTIKDPHILIQQIQGVSELTTTVFVMDAIAPISSQRKLGEWVIGETSLLYIARGEVKAGLDLSKITSEDVSINQDTITIELPAPEILDSKIDVTKSQVYDYDRGFLNLGPDNAPQLQSEAQKQTLNKIKQTACDENILEQANERAIVVISQLMETSGYKNVVVKTSSLETCP, from the coding sequence ATGAATAATTTTATTAATGCCCGTTTTCTCAAAGCCACTCCTATTCTCATTAAGGGTAGTTTAACTATTTTTATCGCTGTCGGTACTTTTTCTGCGTGGCAGACTACTCGTAATTTATGGCGTAATTTTACGGGTATGTTTAACTATCAGGTTACATCACCTACCATAAAAGACCCTCATATACTAATTCAACAAATTCAAGGGGTTAGTGAGTTAACAACTACAGTTTTTGTTATGGATGCGATCGCACCTATTTCTTCTCAACGAAAATTAGGGGAATGGGTAATCGGTGAAACCAGTTTACTTTATATTGCCAGAGGAGAAGTAAAAGCAGGATTAGATTTAAGTAAAATTACCTCTGAGGATGTGAGTATCAATCAAGATACTATAACTATTGAATTACCAGCCCCAGAAATTCTTGACAGTAAAATTGATGTTACTAAATCTCAGGTATATGATTATGATCGAGGTTTCCTCAATTTAGGTCCAGATAACGCCCCTCAGTTACAAAGTGAGGCACAAAAACAAACTTTAAATAAAATTAAACAGACTGCCTGTGATGAGAATATATTAGAACAAGCCAACGAAAGAGCGATCGTGGTTATTAGCCAATTAATGGAAACTTCTGGATATAAGAATGTAGTTGTTAAAACTTCTAGCCTTGAAACTTGTCCATAG
- a CDS encoding phage holin family protein, with amino-acid sequence MPPFLITLIITAISMMITAYIIPGIVISNITAALLAALVFGIVNAIVKPILILFTLPVTILTLGLFLFVINAICFYLAAYFTPGLTINNFVDALLGSIVLSLISSFLNNQF; translated from the coding sequence ATGCCACCGTTTCTAATAACTTTAATTATCACCGCAATTTCCATGATGATAACAGCTTATATCATCCCCGGTATTGTGATTAGTAATATTACTGCTGCTCTTCTAGCCGCTTTAGTTTTTGGTATAGTTAATGCGATTGTTAAACCGATTTTAATTCTCTTTACTTTACCTGTAACGATTTTAACTTTAGGTTTATTCCTATTCGTGATTAATGCTATCTGTTTTTATTTAGCGGCTTATTTCACCCCCGGCTTGACTATTAATAATTTTGTTGATGCTCTATTAGGTTCAATTGTACTTTCTTTAATTTCTAGTTTCTTAAATAATCAGTTTTAG
- a CDS encoding vitamin K epoxide reductase family protein: MLRRRNQTWIQKKSRLIIGAIAIVGLILTLYLTITKLAGGEVACTTEVANTAAGCSSVLDSAYAYPFDPQGKTGPPLSLFGSLAYLVMAIFALSPLFINPEKSKQLRLSLEKWTWWGMLVGSFAMATFSAYLMYVLAFELQTVCYYCIGSALFSLSLLTLTIIGNDWEDMGQIIFTGVAIALITLVSTVGVYANVNADVATNQPATEISQNGKIIITRPTVEAKPPIGWEITTTSGESEIALAKHLAQSDAVMYSAYWCPHCYDQKQLFGQEAFNNHLKKIECAPDGLKGEPQKCVDANIRAFPTWIIQGQVYEGVQSLEKLAELTGYTGEQNFKYTLR; this comes from the coding sequence ATGCTTCGTCGTCGAAATCAAACTTGGATACAAAAAAAATCTCGTCTTATCATTGGTGCGATCGCCATTGTGGGCTTAATTTTAACCCTCTATCTCACCATCACCAAATTGGCAGGAGGAGAAGTTGCTTGTACAACAGAAGTAGCAAATACTGCGGCAGGTTGCAGTAGTGTTTTAGATAGTGCCTATGCTTATCCTTTCGATCCCCAAGGTAAAACAGGTCCACCATTGAGTCTATTTGGCTCATTAGCCTATCTAGTTATGGCAATTTTTGCCCTTTCACCGTTATTCATTAATCCTGAAAAAAGTAAACAGCTTAGACTTAGTTTAGAAAAATGGACATGGTGGGGGATGCTAGTGGGTAGCTTTGCCATGGCAACTTTTAGTGCCTATCTAATGTATGTATTAGCCTTTGAATTGCAAACAGTTTGTTACTATTGCATCGGTTCTGCTTTATTTTCTTTAAGTTTATTAACTTTGACAATTATTGGAAACGATTGGGAAGACATGGGACAAATTATTTTTACAGGAGTTGCGATCGCACTTATCACCCTAGTAAGTACCGTGGGAGTATATGCCAATGTGAATGCTGACGTTGCCACCAATCAACCAGCCACGGAAATATCTCAAAATGGAAAAATTATCATTACTAGACCCACCGTTGAAGCAAAACCGCCCATTGGTTGGGAAATCACCACCACATCAGGAGAGTCAGAAATTGCCCTTGCTAAACACTTAGCCCAATCTGATGCCGTTATGTACTCTGCTTATTGGTGTCCTCACTGCTACGACCAAAAACAGCTATTTGGGCAAGAAGCCTTTAATAACCATCTCAAAAAAATAGAATGCGCTCCTGATGGCTTAAAAGGAGAACCACAAAAATGCGTTGACGCAAACATTAGAGCTTTTCCCACATGGATTATTCAAGGTCAAGTATATGAAGGGGTACAATCCTTAGAAAAATTAGCAGAATTAACAGGTTATACGGGAGAACAAAACTTTAAATATACTCTCAGATAA
- the btpA gene encoding photosystem I biogenesis protein BtpA, with translation MITEKIFGTKKPVIGVVHLLPLPTSARWGGNLKAVMERAEQEATALAAGGVDGIIIENFFDAPFTKDKVDPAVVSAMTLIVDRIMSLVMLPIGLNVLRNDAQSGMAIASCVGAQFIRVNVYTGVMATDQGVIEGKAHEIQRYRRELGQDIAIFADVLVKHARPLGTPNLTSAVTDTIHRGLADGIILSGWSTGLPPSLEDLELAKSASQDTPVFIGSGANWENIGQLMTFADGVIVASSLKRHGNIHETIDPSRVSQFVEAASTPMVIPQKKETTEKVKN, from the coding sequence ATGATAACAGAAAAAATATTTGGCACGAAAAAACCCGTTATTGGTGTTGTTCATTTATTACCCTTGCCCACTTCTGCCCGTTGGGGCGGTAACTTAAAAGCAGTGATGGAAAGGGCAGAACAAGAAGCCACTGCTTTAGCCGCAGGAGGGGTGGACGGTATTATTATTGAAAATTTTTTTGATGCCCCTTTTACTAAGGATAAAGTTGATCCTGCTGTAGTCAGTGCCATGACACTGATTGTCGATCGCATCATGAGTTTAGTAATGTTACCCATCGGTTTAAATGTTCTCAGAAATGATGCTCAGAGTGGGATGGCGATCGCATCTTGTGTGGGAGCTCAATTTATACGAGTCAATGTCTATACAGGGGTAATGGCAACAGATCAGGGGGTAATAGAAGGAAAAGCCCACGAAATCCAACGTTATCGCCGAGAATTAGGGCAAGATATAGCCATTTTTGCTGATGTCTTAGTAAAACACGCTCGTCCTCTTGGCACACCAAATTTAACCAGTGCCGTCACCGATACCATTCACCGAGGATTAGCAGATGGAATTATCTTATCAGGTTGGTCAACAGGATTACCCCCCAGTTTAGAAGATTTAGAGTTAGCCAAGTCCGCTTCTCAAGATACCCCTGTTTTTATCGGTAGCGGTGCTAATTGGGAGAATATTGGGCAGTTAATGACATTCGCAGATGGTGTTATCGTTGCTAGTTCCCTCAAACGTCATGGTAACATTCACGAAACTATAGACCCTAGTAGAGTATCTCAGTTTGTCGAAGCCGCTAGTACTCCCATGGTTATTCCTCAGAAAAAAGAAACTACAGAAAAGGTCAAAAACTAA
- a CDS encoding type II toxin-antitoxin system HicB family antitoxin yields MKTLIRLKIEMFKEDNITYFVATSDDLEGLVAEGETIEQVLEIAQDVAKILLEFEQNNNNKNIIKDIPNEFEYPLFMEV; encoded by the coding sequence ATGAAAACATTAATTAGATTAAAAATAGAGATGTTTAAAGAAGATAATATAACCTATTTCGTTGCTACTAGTGATGATTTAGAAGGCTTAGTGGCAGAGGGAGAAACCATTGAACAAGTGCTAGAAATTGCTCAAGATGTGGCTAAAATTTTATTAGAATTTGAACAAAACAACAATAATAAAAATATTATCAAAGACATTCCTAATGAATTTGAATATCCTCTATTTATGGAGGTTTAA
- a CDS encoding ABC transporter ATP-binding protein, whose translation MSRVTIENLYKTYNSAKEVDESQIITNAVLKGINLQIQEGEFMVLVGPSGCGKSTLLRLIAGLEEISGGKIYIGDRIVNELPPKARDIAMVFQNYALYPHLSVYDNIAFGLRRMKNNDYPSNSPIETLLSSLTGFLPPSLRYVNSTEKKIQAQVKTVAEMLQIDHLLFRLPKQLSGGQKQRVALGRAIARNPQVFLMDEPLSNLDAKLRTETRMQIVKLQKQLQVTTIYVTHDQTEAMTMGDRIAVMNQGEIQQIATPLEIYQHPANTFVAQFIGSPAMNLLEVNYQKPDLLIYGQTKIPLTSQWQEILKDYNYEKIWLGIRPELFYVTEESSASIPVIVNLVEALGHETILTVNAENNPEQNLQIKLFNHDLITFGEKINLGIQLENVNFFDHYTRQNILLKS comes from the coding sequence TTGTCACGGGTTACTATTGAGAATCTATATAAAACTTACAATTCGGCGAAGGAAGTAGATGAGTCGCAAATCATTACTAATGCTGTTTTGAAGGGAATTAATCTCCAAATTCAAGAAGGAGAGTTTATGGTTTTGGTTGGTCCTTCAGGATGTGGCAAAAGTACTTTACTACGTTTGATTGCTGGTTTAGAGGAAATTTCAGGGGGAAAAATTTATATTGGCGATCGCATCGTTAACGAATTGCCCCCCAAAGCTAGAGATATAGCAATGGTCTTTCAAAATTATGCTTTATATCCTCATCTGAGCGTTTATGATAATATCGCCTTTGGTTTACGGCGTATGAAAAATAATGACTATCCCTCTAACTCCCCCATAGAAACACTGCTCTCATCTTTAACGGGTTTTTTACCTCCTTCTTTACGGTATGTCAATAGTACAGAAAAGAAAATTCAAGCACAAGTTAAGACCGTAGCAGAAATGTTACAAATAGATCATCTTTTATTCAGATTACCGAAACAGTTGTCAGGAGGGCAAAAACAAAGGGTAGCCCTAGGAAGAGCGATCGCACGAAATCCACAAGTATTTTTAATGGATGAACCCTTATCTAATCTTGACGCTAAATTGAGAACAGAAACCCGAATGCAAATTGTTAAGCTACAAAAACAATTACAAGTTACTACCATTTATGTAACTCATGATCAGACAGAAGCAATGACAATGGGCGATCGCATTGCCGTGATGAATCAAGGAGAAATCCAACAAATAGCCACACCTTTAGAAATTTATCAGCATCCTGCCAACACATTTGTCGCTCAATTTATTGGTAGTCCAGCCATGAATTTATTAGAAGTTAACTATCAAAAACCAGACTTGTTGATTTATGGTCAAACCAAAATTCCTTTAACATCCCAATGGCAAGAAATATTGAAAGATTATAATTATGAAAAAATTTGGTTAGGAATTAGACCAGAATTATTTTATGTAACGGAAGAATCTTCTGCTAGTATTCCCGTTATTGTTAACTTAGTAGAAGCCTTGGGTCATGAAACCATCTTAACAGTCAATGCGGAAAATAATCCAGAACAAAACCTACAAATCAAACTATTTAATCATGACTTGATTACTTTTGGCGAGAAAATAAACTTAGGGATTCAACTAGAAAACGTCAACTTTTTTGACCATTATACTAGACAAAATATATTATTAAAAAGTTAA